In a single window of the Pleurodeles waltl isolate 20211129_DDA chromosome 4_2, aPleWal1.hap1.20221129, whole genome shotgun sequence genome:
- the DNASE2 gene encoding deoxyribonuclease-2-alpha produces MFQSLLLIAGLWSASASISCYDDNGQPVDWFIIYKLPQEKRGPPETGMMYKYQDSSTGGWVDGKSLMNSTAASVGRTLLQLYKFSQNQSEDLAYVLYNDQPPLEMSSTIGGHTKGVVLLDRSQGFWLVHSTPRFPPMAKDQYSWPKNGLRNGQSFLCVTYSYAQFKDIGTQLLYNNIRVFDSSVPDAFAEDLPDLSSAAKHCHVKSPPWNRQVQLDSLGGKTFVSFAKYNLFYDDLYSGWLAGALKHDLLVQFWPNSRGVLRSNCSQPYHVFNVQSIAFPSGANFTSHVDHSKWSVSLSNSHEAWTCIGDMNRDMEEEKRGGGTVCTNDLGIWKSYRSLVTDYEPCT; encoded by the exons ATGTTCCAGTCTCTGCTACTCATAGCCGGCCTTTGgagtgccagtgccagcatttCCTGCTACGATGATAATGGGCAGCCTGTGGACTG GTTTATCATTTACAAACTCCCACAGGAaaagagaggtcccccagagactGGCATGATGTACAAGTACCAGGACAGCTCCACAGGCGGCTGGGTGGATGGTAAATCTCTGATGAACAGCACAGCAGCATCAGTTGGAAGGACTCTCCTCCAGTTGTACAAGTTCAGCCAGAATCAG AGTGAAGACCTGGCCTACGTGTTGTACAATGACCAGCCACCACTAGAGATGTCCAGCACCATAGGTGGACACACTAAAG GAGTGGTCCTGTTGGATAGATCCCAGGGTTTCTGGCTGGTTCACAGCACTCCCCGTTTCCCACCAATGGCGAAAGACCAATACAGCTGGCCGAAGAATGGGCTTCGAAATGGACAGTCGTTTCTCTGCGTCACTTACAGCTACGCCCAGTTCAAAGACATTG GAACCCAGCTCTTGTACAATAATATCAGGGTGTTCGACTCCAGCGTCCCTGATGCCTTCGCTGAGGATCTACCCGACTTGTCCAGCGCAGCCAAACACTGCCATGTCAAGTCCCCGCCCTGGAACCGGCAAGTACAGTTGGATTCGCTGGGGGGCAAGACATTCGTCAGCTTTGCCAAATACAACTTATTTTATGATG ATCTTTACTCTGGTTGGCTGGCCGGTGCCCTAAAGCATGATCTTCTTGTGCAGTTCTGGCCCAACTCTCGCGGTGTTCTGCGTTCCAACTGTTCCCAGCCCTACCATGTCTTCAATGTGCAGAGCATCGCCTTTCCGTCTGGTGCCAACTTCACGTCGCACGTCGATCACTCCAAGTGGAGTGTTTCTCTCAGCAATTCCCACGAAGCGTGGACCTGCATTGGGGACATGAATCGGGATATGGAGGAGGAGAAGCGGGGTGGGGGCACAGTATGCACCAATGATCTTGGCATATGGAAGTCGTACCGTTCCCTTGTGACTGACTATGAACCCTGCACGTAG